In bacterium (Candidatus Blackallbacteria) CG13_big_fil_rev_8_21_14_2_50_49_14, the following are encoded in one genomic region:
- a CDS encoding alpha/beta hydrolase translates to MTEIELAFEKLGSGPPLICLHGLYGAGRNWRQIARALSSDFGIYLPDARNHGKSPWTEAISYPLMAKDLFNFMQRQGLEKPILLGHSMGGKTVMQFAFDYPQEAAGLIIVDVAARAYESEFHGHLLQSLLRLNLQTLSSRQEAEFLLESAVPDRGVRQFLLSSLQREDTNWRWKMNLSGLLKDLPKIMGAVPLPVHALSKEIPVLVMAGALSSYIQASDQLDFQQRFETFESIQIPGSGHWLHVEQPKLFLSELKIFLKRWFM, encoded by the coding sequence ATGACTGAGATTGAATTGGCTTTTGAAAAACTGGGTTCAGGTCCCCCCTTGATTTGCCTGCATGGCCTCTATGGCGCTGGCCGCAATTGGCGGCAAATCGCACGGGCTTTGTCCTCTGACTTTGGTATTTATTTACCTGATGCCCGCAATCATGGCAAATCACCCTGGACAGAGGCTATTTCATATCCTTTGATGGCGAAAGATCTTTTCAATTTTATGCAAAGACAGGGGCTGGAGAAACCGATCCTCTTGGGCCATTCAATGGGGGGAAAAACGGTGATGCAGTTTGCCTTTGATTACCCTCAGGAAGCAGCGGGCCTGATTATTGTCGATGTGGCTGCCAGAGCCTATGAGAGTGAATTTCATGGCCATCTGCTTCAAAGTTTATTGAGACTGAATTTACAAACCCTCAGTTCCCGACAGGAAGCAGAATTTCTGCTCGAATCTGCCGTTCCTGATCGTGGGGTGCGGCAGTTTCTGCTTTCAAGCTTGCAGCGTGAAGATACAAATTGGCGATGGAAAATGAATTTATCGGGCTTGTTGAAGGACTTGCCCAAGATCATGGGGGCTGTTCCCTTGCCAGTGCATGCTTTGAGCAAAGAGATACCCGTTCTGGTGATGGCAGGAGCGTTGTCTTCTTATATACAGGCTTCAGATCAGTTGGATTTTCAGCAGCGTTTTGAGACGTTTGAATCTATTCAGATTCCGGGCTCAGGGCATTGGCTACATGTTGAACAACCCAAGCTTTTTTTGTCTGAGTTAAAGATATTTTTGAAGCGCTGGTTTATGTGA